The following coding sequences lie in one Spirosoma sp. KUDC1026 genomic window:
- the yidD gene encoding membrane protein insertion efficiency factor YidD, with protein sequence MKKILIGLVNVYQGAVSPYLPNACRYTPTCSQYAVEAIQKHGALKGGWLALKRIGRCHPWGGHGYDPVP encoded by the coding sequence ATGAAAAAGATCCTGATCGGTCTGGTCAACGTGTACCAGGGGGCAGTGTCGCCGTACCTGCCCAACGCCTGTCGCTACACCCCCACCTGTTCACAGTATGCCGTCGAAGCGATTCAGAAACACGGAGCGCTGAAAGGCGGCTGGCTGGCACTGAAACGAATTGGCCGCTGTCATCCCTGGGGCGGTCATGGATACGATCCTGTTCCCTGA
- a CDS encoding DUF4174 domain-containing protein has translation MESVANQQKSLKALLDEKKDNRRVLLLYGRDDAQHYLIEQQEALTEYRKEMNERDLDVIVLVASEVTEPDRQFLMSQFKLVPSDDFAGWLIGKDGGVKETYKKPADPKDIFGLIDKMPMRKQEAKS, from the coding sequence ATGGAAAGCGTAGCGAATCAACAGAAATCGTTGAAAGCCTTACTCGACGAAAAAAAAGACAACCGGCGCGTATTACTTCTGTATGGTCGCGACGATGCACAGCACTACCTGATCGAACAGCAGGAAGCGCTCACTGAATACCGTAAGGAAATGAACGAACGCGATCTTGATGTGATCGTGCTGGTAGCCTCGGAAGTAACCGAACCAGATCGGCAGTTTCTGATGAGTCAGTTCAAGCTGGTTCCCTCAGACGATTTTGCTGGCTGGCTGATCGGGAAAGATGGCGGGGTAAAAGAAACTTACAAGAAGCCCGCTGATCCGAAAGACATTTTCGGGCTGATCGACAAGATGCCCATGCGAAAGCAGGAAGCAAAATCCTAA
- a CDS encoding co-chaperone GroES family protein: MLGITADNKLKRLIVVGDRVLIKPKDPTDRTASGLYLPPTVQEKEQVQSGYVVKVGPGYPIPAPVDDEPWKETEEKVKYMPLQAQEGDIALYLQRSAIDLQYEGEQYVIVPQASILMLERSEDLL, from the coding sequence ATGCTTGGCATTACAGCTGACAATAAATTAAAACGACTCATCGTCGTCGGCGACCGCGTCCTGATCAAACCCAAAGATCCCACCGACCGGACGGCGAGTGGCCTTTATCTGCCGCCCACCGTTCAGGAAAAAGAACAGGTGCAGTCGGGCTATGTTGTTAAGGTAGGTCCCGGCTACCCAATTCCGGCCCCGGTCGACGATGAACCCTGGAAAGAAACCGAAGAAAAGGTGAAGTACATGCCCTTACAGGCGCAGGAGGGTGACATAGCACTGTACCTCCAGCGGAGTGCTATCGATCTGCAATACGAAGGAGAGCAATACGTCATCGTACCCCAGGCATCTATCCTGATGCTCGAACGATCGGAGGATTTGCTGTGA
- the lgt gene encoding prolipoprotein diacylglyceryl transferase: protein MLQYVIWDVDPEIFHIGAFSVRWYGLLFALGFLIGMQIMTHIFKQENKPVADTDSLLIYMVVSTILGARIGHFLFYEPQVLLHNPLEVILPPFAGLASHGALIGILTGLWLYSRRKSSRATGQTFLWVTDRMAITVALGGAFIRFGNLMNSEIVGRPTDVSWAFIFLRNAEYAKIPRHPAQLYESLSCLVLFFIMIWFWNRKKAATPSGSLLGIFLIWIFTLRFLYEYLKENQEAFENTMALNMGQILSIPAVLLGIFFLVRSSRLPVPVATESPTEVKS, encoded by the coding sequence ATGCTGCAATACGTTATTTGGGACGTTGATCCCGAAATTTTTCACATTGGCGCGTTTTCCGTTCGTTGGTATGGGTTGCTGTTTGCGCTGGGCTTCCTGATCGGCATGCAGATCATGACGCATATTTTCAAGCAGGAGAACAAACCCGTTGCTGATACCGACTCGCTGCTCATTTACATGGTGGTGTCAACCATCCTGGGGGCACGAATCGGTCATTTTCTGTTCTACGAACCGCAGGTACTCTTACATAACCCGCTCGAAGTGATACTGCCGCCCTTTGCCGGCTTGGCCAGTCACGGCGCATTGATTGGTATCCTGACCGGCTTATGGCTGTATTCCCGAAGGAAGTCGAGCCGGGCCACGGGGCAAACCTTTCTCTGGGTAACCGACCGCATGGCCATTACCGTTGCCCTGGGGGGAGCTTTTATCCGGTTCGGTAATCTGATGAACTCCGAAATCGTTGGTCGCCCGACCGATGTGTCCTGGGCGTTTATCTTTCTGCGCAACGCTGAATATGCCAAGATCCCCCGTCACCCGGCGCAGTTGTACGAATCGCTGTCGTGTCTGGTGCTGTTCTTTATCATGATCTGGTTCTGGAATCGGAAAAAAGCGGCAACGCCCTCGGGCAGTCTGCTCGGTATTTTTCTGATCTGGATTTTTACGCTGCGTTTTCTGTACGAGTATCTGAAAGAAAACCAGGAAGCATTTGAGAACACAATGGCCCTGAACATGGGTCAGATTCTGAGTATTCCGGCAGTGCTGCTGGGTATTTTCTTCCTGGTCCGGAGTTCACGACTACCCGTGCCCGTTGCTACAGAGTCCCCAACAGAGGTAAAAAGTTAA